One region of Solanum pennellii chromosome 6, SPENNV200 genomic DNA includes:
- the LOC107023880 gene encoding uncharacterized protein LOC107023880, whose translation MGDQVLVSVDEMLGSGSHTNEQVLESVREMLGSGLDSNGQQITVVPSSNSVLIDQPLAIGQEFPDVDTCRRTLKEIAISLHFEIRIVKSDRSRFIAKCSKEGCPWRVHVSKCPGVPTFTIRTLHGEHTCEGVQSLHHQQASVGWVARSVESRVRDNPQYKPKEILQDIQSQHGVAVSYMQAWRGKERSMAALHGTFEEGYQLLPAYCEQIRKTNPGSIASIATGQENCFQRLFISYRAAIYGFLNACRPLLELDRVHLKGKYLGLLFCAAAVDANDTLFPLAIAVVDVESDENWMWFMSELRKLLGVNTDSMPRLTILSERSAGMVEAVETHFPNAFHGYCLRYISENFRDTFKNSKLVNIFWNAVYALTTSEFESKVSEMVDISQDVLQWFHHYNPQHWAVAFFEGLRYGHFSLGITEVLYNWALECHELPVVQMMEHIRQQVTSWSNDRRNMGMRWTSILVPSAEKRISEAIADARCYKVLRANEIEFEIVSTERTNIVDIRSRVCSCRRWQLFGVPCAHAAAALISCGQNAQLFAEPCFTVHSYRETYSQMIYPIPDRSLWNEAGEGTDGGGANVDIIIRPPKTRRPPGRPKKKVLRIESFKRPKRVVQCGRCHMLGHSQKKCSLPS comes from the coding sequence ATGGGGGATCAAGTATTGGTATCAGTAGATGAGATGTTAGGATCGGGGTCTCATACGAATGAGCAAGTATTGGAATCGGTACGTGAGATGTTAGGATCAGGACTTGATTCAAATGGTCAGCAGATTACAGTAGTACCCAGTTCGAATAGTGTGTTGATTGACCAGCCTTTAGCGATTGGGCAAGAGTTCCCGGATGTTGATACTTGTAGAAGGACTTTGAAAGAGATAGCGATATCGTTGCATTTTGAAATTCGAATAGTAAAATCAGATAGGAGTAGATTCATAGCTAAGTGCTCCAAAGAGGGTTGTCCGTGGCGTGTTCATGTGTCAAAATGTCCAGGAGTTCCTACATTTACGATAAGGACTCTTCATGGTGAGCATACATGTGAGGGGGTTCAGAGCCTTCACCATCAGCAAGCATCGGTGGGTTGGGTTGCAAGATCAGTTGAATCGCGGGTGAGGGATAATCCTCAGTATAAACCAAAGGAGATTTTGCAGGATATCCAGAGTCAACATGGGGTTGCTGTGTCTTATATGCAAGCATGGCGAGGTAAGGAGCGCAGCATGGCTGCTCTACATGGAACCTTTGAAGAAGGTTATCAGCTTCTTCCTGCATATTGTGAACAGATAAGGAAGACTAATCCAGGGAGCATTGCATCAATTGCCACTGGACAGGAGAATTGTTTCCAGCGACTGTTTATCTCATATCGTGCAGCAATTTATGGATTTTTAAATGCTTGCCGGCCACTTTTGGAACTTGATAGAGTTCATTTAAAAGGAAAGTACCTGGGTTTGTTATTCTGTGCTGCAGCTGTTGATGCTAATGATACGTTGTTTCCTTTGGCAATAGCTGTTGTCGATGTGGAAAGTGATGAGAACTGGATGTGGTTTATGTCGGAGCTCCGCAAACTTCTGGGTGTAAATACGGACAGTATGCCAAGACTTACTATACTTTCTGAGAGATCAGCTGGTATGGTTGAGGCAGTTGAGACTCATTTTCCAAATGCATTTCATGGTTATTGCCTACGTTATATCAGTGAGAACTTTCGAGATACATTTAAGAACTCGAAATTAGTGAACATTTTTTGGAATGCAGTGTATGCACTAACCACATCTGAATTTGAGAGCAAAGTTTCCGAGATGGTAGATATTTCACAAGATGTGCTACAATGGTTTCACCATTACAATCCGCAGCATTGGGCTGTTGCATTTTTTGAAGGGTTACGATATGGTCATTTTTCACTGGGGATCACAGAAGTGTTGTATAACTGGGCACTAGAGTGTCATGAACTTCCTGTTGTGCAGATGATGGAGCACATCCGCCAACAAGTAACATCATGGTCTAATGATCGCCGAAATATGGGCATGAGGTGGACATCGATACTCGTGCCATCTGCTGAAAAGAGAATTTCAGAAGCAATTGCTGATGCTCGCTGCTATAAAGTTCTACGAGCaaatgaaattgaatttgagATTGTATCAACTGAGAGGACAAATATTGTGGACATACGAAGTCGTGTGTGCTCATGTCGCCGTTGGCAACTCTTTGGTGTGCCGTGTGCACATGCTGCTGCTGCACTTATCTCTTGTGGGCAGAATGCCCAGTTATTTGCTGAGCCTTGTTTCACGGTCCACAGTTATCGTGAAACCTATTCACAGATGATATATCCAATTCCTGATAGGAGCCTGTGGAATGAGGCTGGGGAGGGTACAGACGGTGGGGGAGCAaatgttgatattataattcGACCACCAAAAACCCGACGTCCTCCTGGCAGGCCCAAAAAGAAGGTTCTTCGCATAGAGAGTTTCAAGCGTCCAAAGAGAGTCGTTCAATGTGGTCGATGCCATATGTTGGGACATTCTCAGAAAAAATGCTCGTTGCCTAGTTAA
- the LOC107021309 gene encoding N-terminal acetyltransferase B complex catalytic subunit NAA20: MTTIRRFSCNDLLRFASVNLDHLTETFNMSFYMTYMARWPDYFHVAKAPGGHIMGYIMGKVEGQGESWHGHVTAVTVAPEYRRQQLAKKLMYLLEEVSDKIDKAYFVDLFVRASNTPAIKMYEKLDYVVYRRVLRYYSGEEDGLDMRKALSRDVEKKSIIPLKRPVTPDELEYD; this comes from the exons atGACGACGATTCGTAGATTCAGCTGCAATGACTTGCTTCGCTTCGCGTCAGTGAATTTGGATCATCTTACTGAAACT TTcaacatgtcattttatatgACTTACATGGCAAGATGGCCGGATTATTTCCATGTTGCAAAAGCTCCCGGCGGCCACATCATGGGATACA TTATGGGAAAAGTTGAAGGGCAAGGTGAATCTTGGCATGGTCACGTTACTGCAGTAACTGTGGCTCCTGAATATCGGAGGCAGCAATTAGCCAAGAAATTGATGTACCTGCTGGAAGAAGTCAGTGATAAGAT CGATAAGGCTTACTTTGTGGACTTGTTTGTGAGAGCATCAAACACACCAGCCATAAAGATGTACGAGAAG CTTGATTACGTAGTATATAGGCGAGTTTTACGCTATTACTCAGGGGAGGAAGATGGTTTGG ATATGAGAAAGGCACTATCGCGAGATGTAGAAAAGAAGTCTATCATCCCTCTTAAACGACCGGTAACTCCAGATGAATTGGAGTATGACTGA
- the LOC107021151 gene encoding alpha-(1,4)-fucosyltransferase, whose amino-acid sequence MQLKSVNTFAITIMLGFTLIILFFSGFLDFPLHTSSSIPSTKNQILTTISVSEPDPFSNLLSAFKKWDSQVGCAKFRGKHKGLLGNGLLLDSSSGSLQNVDDGELKCNELKMDHVSVLVKGWTWIPDNLDNLYSCRCGLSCLWTKSSVVADKPDALLFETATPPVERRRGDPLRVYMDLEAGRKKSGYEDIFIGYHAKEDVQSTYAGALFHNNRNYHLSPYKNNDTLVYWSSSRCLPQRNQLAKRLLSLLPSHSFGKCLNNVGGLDKALSFYPECIKDSNEAPKWWDHLHCAMSHYKFVLAIENTKTESYVTEKLFYALDSGAVPIYFGAPNVWDFVPPHSIIDGSKFSSLEELASYVKAIANNPVAYAEYHAWRRCGVLGNYRKTRAASLDTLPCRLCEAISKRNGRNAKAS is encoded by the exons ATGCAATTGAAATCCGTCAACACATTTGCAATCACAATCATGTTGGGTTTTACACTTATCATTCTATTCTTCTCTGGATTTCTTGATTTCCCACTTCACACTTCTTCTTCAATCCCATCAACGAAAAATCAAATCTTGACCACCATCTCAGTTTCCGAGCCCGACCCTTTTAGTAACTTGTTGAGTGCTTTTAAGAAATGGGATTCTCAAGTGGGTTGTGCTAAGTTTAGGGGGAAACATAAAGGGTTATTAGGAAATGGGTTGTTGTTGGATTCTTCTTCTGGTTCTTTGCAAAATGTTGATGATGGTGAGTTGAAGTGTAATGAGCTAAAGATGGATCATGTGAGTGTATTAGTTAAAGGGTGGACTTGGATTCCTGATAATTTGGATAATTTGTACTCTTGTCGGTGTGGGCTTAGCTGTTTGTGGACTAAATCTTCGGTTGTTGCTGATAAACCTGATGCTTTGTTGTTTGAGACAGCTACTCCTCCTGTTGAG AGACGCCGAGGTGATCCATTACGTGTATACATGGATCTTGAAGCTGGTAGAAAGAAATCAGGGTATGAGGATATATTTATTGGCTATCATGCAAAAGAAGATGTCCAGTCAACCTATGCGGGCGCACTTTTTCATAACAATCGGAATTATCACCTTTCTCCTTATAAGAACAAT GATACTCTTGTTTACTGGTCTTCATCACGTTGTCTTCCTCAAAGGAACCAGCTTGCCAAACGTCTACTCAGCTTGCTACCCTCCCATTCATTTGGCAAGTGCCTGAACAATGTTGGAGGTCTAGACAAGGCACTCTCGTTTTATCCTGAGTGTATCAAGGATTCTAATGAAGCACCCAAATGGTGGGATCATTTGCATTGCGCAATGTCACATTACAAGTTTGTCCTTGCGATTGAGAACACCAAGACAGAAAGTTATGTAACAGAGAAGTTGTTTTACGCACTGGACTCTGGTGCAGTCCCCATTTATTTTGGTGCCCCGAATGTCTGGGACTTTGTACCTCCACATTCAATAATTGATGGAAGCAAGTTTAGCTCTTTGGAGGAATTGGCCTCGTACGTTAAGGCCATTGCTAATAATCCAGTAGCTTATGCAGAGTACCATGCTTGGAGAAGATGTGGCGTGCTGGGTAACTATAGAAAAACACGAGCAGCTAGTCTGGATACCTTGCCTTGCAGGTTATGTGAAGCCATCAGtaaaagaaatggaagaaatgCAAAAGCCTCTTGA